Below is a window of Terriglobia bacterium DNA.
CCGCACCGGCGGCAGCGCCGCCACCTGCAGCGGTGGCACCACCCGTGGCGGTGGCTCCTCCCGTCTCGCCATTGAATGGCGCGGATCGCGCGTTCAATGCGGGCAACTATGATGAATCCGCCCGTGCTTACGAGGACTACCTGCGCGCCAACACCGCGGGAACAGAACGCGATCAAGCCCTGTTTAAACTTGGACTAAGCTATGCATTGCGCCCGGCCGCCACCGCCGACTGGACCCGGGCGGAGGCCGCCTTTAAAGAACTGGTTGACGCGCATCCTAAAAGCCCGCTTAAACCGCCGGCGTATTTGATCCTCTCCATGCGTTCGGAACTCGATCAGGCGGCGGCCGATGGCAAACAGCGGGACCTGAAAATCAAACAGCTCACCACGGAGCTTGATCGGTTAAAGAAAATCGATGCCGATCGCCGGAAAAAGCCCTGACCCTGGAAATCTTCCAAGGTCGGAAAAGCGGGAAGTC
It encodes the following:
- a CDS encoding tetratricopeptide repeat protein is translated as MQPTRLILGLCLLFAACHKHVPVTALPPVAPPAPAPAPAAAPPPAAVAPPVAVAPPVSPLNGADRAFNAGNYDESARAYEDYLRANTAGTERDQALFKLGLSYALRPAATADWTRAEAAFKELVDAHPKSPLKPPAYLILSMRSELDQAAADGKQRDLKIKQLTTELDRLKKIDADRRKKP